In Halobaculum sp. XH14, a single genomic region encodes these proteins:
- a CDS encoding 50S ribosomal protein L22 encodes MGINYSVDADPDASAKGMLRERQLSLKHSKAVARAIKGETVADAEEYLDAVLAGDRSVPFRQHNTGVGHRSDIDGWDAGRYPEKATEDLQKLLENVKNNADRAGFEPDEMVIDHVAAHKVGEQQGRKPRAMGRASPWNSTQVDIEMILTEPEEAE; translated from the coding sequence ATGGGAATCAACTACAGCGTCGACGCCGACCCGGACGCCTCCGCGAAGGGGATGCTCCGGGAGCGGCAACTCAGCCTGAAGCACAGCAAGGCCGTCGCCCGTGCCATCAAGGGCGAGACGGTCGCGGACGCCGAGGAGTACCTCGACGCGGTGCTCGCCGGCGACCGCTCCGTCCCGTTCCGACAGCACAACACCGGCGTCGGCCACCGCTCGGACATCGACGGGTGGGACGCGGGTCGCTACCCCGAGAAGGCGACCGAGGACCTGCAGAAGCTCCTCGAGAACGTCAAGAACAACGCCGACCGCGCCGGCTTCGAGCCCGACGAGATGGTCATCGACCACGTCGCGGCCCACAAGGTCGGCGAACAGCAGGGTCGCAAGCCCCGAGCGATGGGTCGCGCGTCGCCCTGGAACTCCACGCAGGTGGACATCGAGATGATACTGACAGAACCGGAGGAGGCCGAATAA
- a CDS encoding 30S ribosomal protein S19, producing MSSEYRTGREGEFTYRGHTLDELQEMELEDVAELLPARQRRTITRGLGTEQLKLLEDARESTEEETANDPLRTHVRDMPIVPEFVGLTFAVYDGHEFERVRIEPEMIGHYLGEFHLTRNSVEHGQAGLGATRSSKFVPLK from the coding sequence ATGAGCTCCGAGTACAGAACCGGCCGCGAGGGTGAGTTCACCTACCGCGGCCACACGCTCGACGAACTGCAGGAGATGGAGCTGGAGGACGTCGCGGAACTGCTGCCCGCTCGACAGCGGCGAACCATCACCCGAGGACTGGGCACCGAGCAGCTGAAACTGCTCGAGGACGCCCGGGAATCGACCGAGGAGGAGACGGCGAACGACCCGCTCCGGACCCACGTTCGGGACATGCCCATCGTGCCGGAGTTCGTGGGGCTGACGTTCGCGGTCTACGACGGACACGAGTTCGAACGCGTCCGGATCGAGCCCGAGATGATCGGGCACTACCTGGGCGAGTTCCACCTCACGCGGAACTCCGTCGAACACGGTCAGGCCGGTCTCGGCGCGACCCGGTCCTCGAAGTTCGTGCCCCTCAAGTAA
- a CDS encoding 50S ribosomal protein L2, giving the protein MGRRIQGQRRGRGGSTFRAPSHRYKSDKHHKKLEEDDATISGTVVGIEHDPARSAPLADVEFEDDDRRLVLAPEGVTVGEEIQVGVSAEIKPGNTLPLAEIPEGVPVCNVESKPGDGGKFARASGVNATLLTHDRTVAVVQLPSGEVKRLNPEARATIGVVAGGGRTEKPFVKAGNKHHKMKSRGTKYPRVRGVAMNAVDHPFGGGGRQHPGQPKSVSRNAPPGRKVGDIASKRTGRGGDN; this is encoded by the coding sequence CACGTTCCGTGCGCCGTCGCACCGCTACAAGTCGGACAAGCACCACAAGAAACTCGAGGAGGACGACGCCACGATCTCGGGCACCGTGGTCGGCATCGAGCACGACCCGGCCCGCTCGGCGCCGCTCGCCGACGTGGAGTTCGAGGACGACGACCGCCGCCTCGTGCTCGCCCCCGAGGGCGTCACGGTCGGCGAGGAGATCCAGGTCGGCGTCTCCGCCGAGATCAAGCCCGGCAACACGCTCCCGCTCGCGGAGATCCCCGAGGGGGTTCCGGTGTGCAACGTCGAGTCCAAGCCCGGCGACGGGGGCAAGTTCGCCCGCGCCTCGGGCGTCAACGCGACGCTGCTCACCCACGACCGCACGGTCGCGGTCGTCCAGCTGCCGAGCGGCGAGGTCAAGCGACTCAACCCGGAGGCCCGCGCCACCATCGGCGTGGTCGCCGGCGGCGGTCGGACCGAGAAGCCGTTCGTGAAGGCCGGCAACAAGCACCACAAGATGAAATCGCGCGGCACGAAGTACCCGCGCGTTCGCGGGGTCGCCATGAACGCCGTCGACCACCCGTTCGGTGGCGGCGGCCGACAGCACCCTGGCCAGCCCAAGTCCGTCTCGCGGAACGCACCGCCGGGACGGAAAGTGGGCGACATCGCCTCCAAGCGCACTGGCCGTGGAGGGGACAACTGA